A region of Daphnia carinata strain CSIRO-1 chromosome 10, CSIRO_AGI_Dcar_HiC_V3, whole genome shotgun sequence DNA encodes the following proteins:
- the LOC130702388 gene encoding sorting nexin-27-like has product MADIHQQNSRESFENSNYGTKTSMTASGPRIVQIVKSETGFGFNVRGQVSEGGQLRSINGQLYAPLQHVSAVLKGGAADKAGILKGDRILEVNGSSVEGSTHKQVVDLIKSGGDVLLLTVISVSSKEAERLEPHEETAGYSYIDYSEKRSLPISIPDYRLADKKNDKYVVFDIYMAGRHLTSRRYSEFVDLHNNLKKEFIGFNFPKLPGKWPFALSEQQLDARRRGLEQYLEKVCAVRVIAESDIVQEFLTDCDDDQDGLQKVDLKVLLPTHEVVSVTVCKTSTTLDVYNATVEKICLDKQSVQYFALFEIVEYNFERKLQVHEVPHNIYIQNYSTASATCLALRRWLFSPQVELLLARDDLISAYLFWQTVDEVNRGHVVAGENLYQLKAMQDINRRAEYLALARQSPGYGEVVFPHCGCDARKEGHVIPSLGFNAFRLQACKEDGSIQNQVIEFRWETILAWEVDDEGMAFCLQYHRPDKSPRWVRIFTPYFVYMCDCFDRVQEERKWSDQAM; this is encoded by the exons ATGGCCGACATCCATCAGCAGAATAGTCGGGAATCTTTCGAAAACAGCAACTACGGAACTAAAACGTCCATGACAGCATCTGGCCCTCGTATTGTCCAAATTGTCAAATCGGAAACGGGATTTGGATTCAATGTGCGCGGACAGGTGAGCGAAGGCGGACAGCTTCGCTCCATCAATGGCCAGCTTTATGCACCTCTGCAGCATGTCAGCGCGGTCCTGAAAGGTGGTGCTGCAGATAAAGCAGGCATTCTAAAAGGCGACAGAATCCTGGAAGT TAATGGCTCCAGTGTCGAAGGATCAACTCATAAGCAAGTTGTTGACTTGATCAAGTCAGGTGGTGACGTTTTGTTGCTTACTGTCATCTCTGTGTCTTCAAAG GAAGCTGAGCGCCTAGAGCCACATGAAGAAACCGCTGGCTACTCCTATATTGACTATTCAGAAAAGCGCTCCCTACCCATATCTATTCCAGATTACCGTCTAGCAGACAAAAAGAATGACAAATATGTGGTGTTTGACATTTACATGGCTGGAAGGCACCTGACATCTCGTAGATACAGTGAGTTTGTTGACCTGCACAACAACCTCAAGAAGGAGTTCATTGGTTTCAACTTCCCCAAACTGCCCGGCAAATGGCCGTTCGC GTTGAGTGAACAGCAGCTCGATGCTCGCCGCAGAGGGTTAGAACAGTACCTGGAGAAAGTGTGTGCAGTCCGTGTTATTGCGGAAAGCGACATCGTACAAGAGTTTCTCACCGATTGCGATGACGATCAG GATGGCCTCCAGAAAGTGGATTTAAAGGTTTTATTGCCGACTCACGAAGTGGTGTCGGTTACAGTCTGCAAAACCTCGACCACACTCGATGTTTACAATGCAACCGTCGAAAAAATTTGTCTGGACAAGCAAAGCGTGCAGTATTTCGCACTTTTTGAAATCGTCGAGTATAATTTTG AACGCAAGTTGCAGGTGCACGAAGTCCCTCATAACATTTACATCCAGAATTACAGCACGGCGTCGGCCACGTGTCTCGCTTTAAGACGATGGCTCTTCTCGCCTCAGGTGGAGCTGCTACTGGCCCGTGACGATTTGATCTCGGCATATTTGTTCTGGCAAACGGTCGATGAAGTCAATCGCGGTCATGTCGTGGCGGGCGAAAACCTCTACCAACTTAAAGCCATGCAGGACATTAATCGCCGCGCCGAG TATCTAGCCTTGGCTCGGCAGTCGCCCGGCTACGGTGAAGTGGTTTTTCCTCACTGCGGTTGTGATGCCCGTAAAGAAGGTCACGTCATCCCCTCTTTGGGATTCAACGCCTTTCGTCTTCAGGCGTGTAAAGAGGATGGATCCATACAG AACCAAGTGATAGAATTCCGCTGGGAAACGATCTTGGCTTGGGAAGTGGATGACGAAGGAATGGCCTTTTGTCTGCAGTACCACCGGCCGGACAAGTCACCGCGCTGGGTCCGCATCTTTACACCTTACTTTGTCTACATGTGCGACTGCTTCGATCGTGTCCAGGAAGAGCGCAAGTGGTCCGACCAAGCCATGTGA